A window of the Streptomyces finlayi genome harbors these coding sequences:
- a CDS encoding ABC transporter ATP-binding protein yields the protein MFRTARSANPVDWSIRLDSVSKVYGSAKSPVQALDAVSIELRRGTFTAVMGPSGSGKSTFLNCAAGLDRPTSGSVWLGDVELSNLDEIQLTEVRRERIGFIFQAYNLLGSLTVEENVSLPLRLADRKTDRAFLREVLTAVGLGEHLKRRPSELSGGQQQRVAVARALITRPDAVVADEPTGALDSRSSRQVLELLRHVVDNMGQTVLMVTHDPVAASYADSVVFLADGRLAGEMHSPTSEQVASRMTHLGEW from the coding sequence ATGTTTCGAACTGCGCGCAGCGCCAACCCAGTTGACTGGTCGATTCGATTAGATTCGGTATCCAAAGTGTATGGCTCGGCAAAGAGCCCGGTGCAGGCCCTGGATGCCGTGAGCATCGAACTGCGGCGCGGCACCTTCACCGCCGTAATGGGACCGTCCGGTTCGGGTAAGAGCACATTTCTCAATTGCGCGGCAGGCTTGGACCGGCCAACTTCTGGGTCTGTTTGGCTGGGTGACGTCGAGTTGTCGAACCTCGACGAGATCCAGCTCACCGAGGTGCGACGGGAGCGGATCGGCTTCATCTTCCAGGCCTACAATTTGCTGGGATCACTGACCGTCGAGGAGAACGTCTCACTTCCGCTGCGCCTCGCGGACCGGAAGACCGACCGTGCGTTCCTGCGCGAGGTGCTCACCGCGGTCGGCCTCGGTGAGCACCTCAAGCGGCGGCCGAGCGAGCTCTCCGGCGGTCAGCAGCAGCGAGTCGCGGTCGCCCGCGCGCTGATCACCCGGCCCGACGCCGTGGTCGCGGACGAGCCGACCGGAGCGCTGGACTCCCGGTCCAGCAGACAGGTCCTGGAACTGTTGCGACACGTCGTGGACAACATGGGGCAGACGGTGCTGATGGTCACCCACGACCCGGTCGCGGCCTCGTACGCCGACTCGGTGGTGTTCCTGGCCGACGGCAGGCTCGCGGGCGAGATGCACAGCCCCACCTCGGAGCAGGTCGCGTCGCGCATGACGCACCTGGGCGAGTGGTGA